A region of Lycium barbarum isolate Lr01 chromosome 3, ASM1917538v2, whole genome shotgun sequence DNA encodes the following proteins:
- the LOC132630347 gene encoding uncharacterized protein LOC132630347: MNSDGSCRGNSNGGRGVVRDSLSKCIMTFILPLGEETNNTVEIKAFLFALKWCIENGHNMIVTETDSLLLKNCISENWSMPWNIRETIKDIKLFIHGNNVIIEHCFREANKATDKLASLSHCTDTVKVINNTSSLPRHVKGLLNMDRWQFPSFRVRRRKLGVIYFDPP; the protein is encoded by the coding sequence ATGAACTCTGATGGATCATGCAGAGGTAATTCTAATGGGGGAAGAGGTGTGGTTAGAGACTCTTTGAGTAAATGCATCATGACCTTCATTCTACCCCTTGGAGAAGAAACCAACAACACAGTTGAGATTAAAGCATTTCTCTTTGCATTGAAGTGGTGCATTGAAAATGGTCATAATATGATAGTTACTGAAACTGATTCACTCCTCCTAAAAAATTGCATTTCTGAGAATTGGAGTATGCCTTGGAATATCAGGGAAACTATTAAAGACATCAAACTTTTTATCCATGGTAACAATGTTATCATTGAACATTGTTTTAGAGAAGCCAATAAAGCTACTGATAAACTTGCTTCTCTAAGTCATTGCACAGACACTGTCAAAGTCATTAACAACACCAGCTCTTTACCAAGACATGTTAAAGGACTCCTTAACATGGATAGATGGCAATTTCCTTCGTTTAGAGTTAGAAGAAGAAAGCTCGGGGTGATTTATTTTGATCCTCCTTGA